GCCGCTTCGGTCAGGTCATGCGTCACCAAGACGACCGTCTTGCCCAAGGTGGCGAAAATTTGCTTCAGTTCCTCCTGCAAGTCATAGCGGATCATCGGGTCCAGGGCGCCAAGCGGCTCGTCGAGCAACAAGACCTCTGGGTCCAGCATCAGGGCGCGCATCAGGCCAAGGCGCTGATTCTGGCCGCCGGATAGCTCGGCGGGATAGCGGTCTAAGGCGGCGCGGGGGAAATGTGTCAGTTCCAGCAGTTCGCTCAGCCGTGTCTCGATGCGCGTCGGGTTCCAGTCCAGGAAACGCGCCATCAGCGCAACGTTCTCGCGCGCCGTGAGATGCGGAAACAGTCCCCCTTGCTGAATGACATAGCCCATGCGCCGGCGCTGGGCGCAGATTGTCGTCCGTTCGAGCCTTTGACCATCGAAGCACACATGACCCGCATCGGGCTCGATCAAACCAATGAGGGTGCGAAGCAGCGTCGACTTGCCGCAACCGGATGGTCCAATCAGCGCGATGGTGCGCCCGCGCGGGATGCTGAGCCGCACGCGCTCAAGGGCCAAGGTGGCACCATAGCTTTTGGTGACCTGATGGAGTTCGAACATTTGCCCTACCTAATCTCGGCCCAA
Above is a genomic segment from Thiorhodovibrio litoralis containing:
- a CDS encoding ATP-binding cassette domain-containing protein is translated as MFELHQVTKSYGATLALERVRLSIPRGRTIALIGPSGCGKSTLLRTLIGLIEPDAGHVCFDGQRLERTTICAQRRRMGYVIQQGGLFPHLTARENVALMARFLDWNPTRIETRLSELLELTHFPRAALDRYPAELSGGQNQRLGLMRALMLDPEVLLLDEPLGALDPMIRYDLQEELKQIFATLGKTVVLVTHDLTEAAFLADTIVLMRAGRIVQSGRLADMLRAPAEPFVERFVRAQRSHLDALGTPE